A section of the Saccopteryx leptura isolate mSacLep1 chromosome 6, mSacLep1_pri_phased_curated, whole genome shotgun sequence genome encodes:
- the LOC136377062 gene encoding basic proline-rich protein-like: protein MGTRATVISICKGPPFTKAPLQGLRRASSPPQARPRQRSPRPHRQPLLPPPQPPPPSPGPPGASRPGQPPGHPLPRGRSLRPAGGERCRPGPGVRRGSPRLSRCRISSGRTGPHRRRGGSARPPPPEAVSGGSGSGRSAYRVPGLKRRSPPQGPWPRAHSGLARAGSGSGSGSGSGSGSGSGTAAPSALGSRLHSSLQELWTSGWKGQATAGRRSQGGAGPGAAPPPRSAPLGRQREGCHAPPGPSRGVRFPSLPAPNLRRDGAPGSDCSCRRSPEKPSPVLGTE from the coding sequence ATGGGAACCCGCGCGACCGTCATTTCCATATGTAAGGGACCACCTTTTACAAAAGCGCCGCTCCAGGGGCTGCGGCGCGCGtcctccccaccccaggcccGCCCCCGCCAGCGCAGTCCGCGCCCCCACCGCCAGCCCCTCCTCCCGCCTCCGCAGCCGCCCCCTCCCAGCCCGGGTCCCCCGGGAGCGTCCCGGCCGGGCCAGCCGCCAGGCCACCCGCTACCTCGCGGCCGCTCCTTGCGCCCGGCCGGTGGGGAACGCTGCCGCCCTGGCCCCGGAGTCCGAAGGGGAAGCCCCCGCCTGTCCCGGTGCCGGATAAGTTCGGGGCGCACAGGGCCCCACAGACGGCGTGGGGGCAGCGCCAGGCCTCCGCCACCCGAGGCCGTGAGCGGGGGTTCCGGGAGCGGGCGCTCCGCTTACCGCGTCCCGGGGCTCAAGCGCCGGTCGCCGCCGCAGGGACCATGGCCGCGGGCGCACTCGGGGCTCGCACGCgccggcagcggcagcggcagcggcagcggcagcggcagcggcagcggcagcgggaCGGCCGCGCCCAGCGCGCTCGGCTCCCGGCTCCACAGCAGCCTCCAGGAGCTCTGGACGTCGGGTTGGAAGGGCCAGGCCACCGCGGGGAGGAGGAGCCAGGGCGGCGCCGGCCCGGGCGCGGCTCCTCCTCCTCGATCCGCGCCGCTTGGGCGGCAGAGGGAGGGGTGCCATGCGCCTCCCGGGCCCTCGCGGGGTGTCCGGTTCCCCTCCCTCCCGGCCCCCAATCTCCGCCGAGACGGCGCCCCGGGTTCCGACTGCTCGTGTCGCCGGAGCCCGGAGAAGCCCAGTCCCGTCTTGGGTACTGAGTGA